One genomic segment of Arachis duranensis cultivar V14167 chromosome 4, aradu.V14167.gnm2.J7QH, whole genome shotgun sequence includes these proteins:
- the LOC107482404 gene encoding uncharacterized protein LOC107482404 isoform X1, with protein MDLQPKTEPASPPIPASSGNHGSLNELSISELFSGLRTNCDKVEEVLLARDAKHKAEIDSLVVKYELEMLQRLHTEDQLKKKEQQYQNLERKWLDDNDAIVALRIRCSELEDENKKNLETIQKLKDENYRLEKEKINEDARVLNEMAVPDSPPFKRKKGIGHCIGESDELEESVIGLFHECWGRASYLDTKIFLGDHSQLQSELERMTPNSVAMKILRATRKNVVARGIQLKEGGETATLSSPSKSDSGASASQKVIPILESQPIPPISTLDSLTAHPPPSSSEMILAELEGIYDQSFDGLAWSEKHILPHSHISMDDVSIKNHLQLLVRDGIRMAGICAALARELEKTPLNATHSSLVASQAEVVSLKEAKRELEEERDSLLSDLGKARAKAKQAEAALAMSDELRKEAEESYTRIFGERLDLVDELTKARDKYVELKESVAEGMDEIFANLKAQFRVIAPEVDLSLISLDNIVVDGKIVLAPEEDEEVPLPDPKT; from the exons ATGGACTTGCAACCTAAAACCGAACCTGCTTCACCTCCGATCCCCGCTTCTTCTGGCAACCATGGAAGCTTGAACGAGCTGAGCATTTCGGAGCTCTTCTCGGGTTTACGCACCAACTGTGATAAAGTTGAAGAGGTTTTGTTGGCCAGAGATGCCAAACACAAAGCGGAGATTGATTCCCTCGTTGTGAAGTATGAATTGGAGATGCTACAGAGGCTTCACACCGAAGATCAACTGAAGAAGAAAGAGCAACAGTATCAGAATTTGGAGAGAAAATGGTTGGATGATAACGATGCCATTGTTGCACTTAGGATCAGATGCAGTGAATTGGAGgatgaaaataagaagaatttgGAGACCATTCAGAAACTGAAGGATGAGAACTACAgattggagaaagagaaaatcaATGAAGATGCAAGGGTTTTGAATGAAATGGCTGTTCCTGATTCTCCTCCtttcaaaagaaagaaaggtatTGGACACTGCATTGGTGAATCAG ATGAGCTTGAGGAGAGCGTAATTGGCCTGTTCCATGAGTGTTGGGGCCGGGCTTCTTATTTggacaccaaaatttttttaggaGATCACAGTCAACTCCAGTCCGAGCTAG AAAGGATGACTCCTAACTCGGTTGCCATGAAGATACTTCGGGCCACTAGGAAAAACGTTGTGGCTCGGGGCATACAATTAAAGGAAGGTGGTGAAACTGCCACCCTGTCCTCACCCTCGAAATCAGACTCGGGCGCGTCAGCCTCTCAAAAGGTTATACCCATCCTGGAGTCCCAGCCAATTCCTCCTATTTCCACTTTGGACAGTTTGACGGCCCATCCTCCACCTTCTTCCTCTGAAATGATTCTTGCTGAGTTGGAGGGTATATACGACCAGAGCTTTGACGGGCTTGCTTGGAGTGAAAAGCACATTCTTCCACATAGCCACATTAGTATGGATGATGTGTCCATCAAAAACCATCTCCAGCTCCTGGTCCGAGATGGAATTCGGATGGCAGGCATATGTGCAGCCTTGGCCAGGGAGTTGGAGAAGACTCCCCTTAATGCCACCCATAGTTCATTGGTAGCTTCACAGGCCGAGGTGGTTTCTTTGAAGGAGGCAAAAAGGGAGCTTGAGGAGGAGAGGGATTCGTTGCTATCCGACTTGGGTAAAGCTCGGGCCAAGGCGAAACAGGCGGAGGCGGCCTTGGCTATGTCGGACGAGTTGAGAAAGGAAGCAGAGGAGAGCTACACTCGCATCTTTGGGGAGAGGCTCGACCTTGTGGATGAACTGACTAAGGCTCGGGACAAATATGTAGAACTCAAGGAATCTGTGGCTGAGGGAATGGATGAAATCTTTGCAAATCTAAAGGCCCAGTTCCGTGTCATTGCTCCCGAGGTGGACCTTTCCCTGATCAGCCTGGACAATATTGTGGTAGACGGAAAGATCGTCCTTGCTCCTGAGGAAGATGAGGAGGTTCCCTTGCCTGACCCGAAAACTTAG
- the LOC107482404 gene encoding uncharacterized protein LOC107482404 isoform X2 translates to MDLQPKTEPASPPIPASSGNHGSLNELSISELFSGLRTNCDKVEEVLLARDAKHKAEIDSLVVKYELEMLQRLHTEDQLKKKEQQYQNLERKWLDDNDAIVALRIRCSELEDENKKNLETIQKLKDENYRLEKEKINEDARVLNEMAVPDSPPFKRKKGIGHCIGESERMTPNSVAMKILRATRKNVVARGIQLKEGGETATLSSPSKSDSGASASQKVIPILESQPIPPISTLDSLTAHPPPSSSEMILAELEGIYDQSFDGLAWSEKHILPHSHISMDDVSIKNHLQLLVRDGIRMAGICAALARELEKTPLNATHSSLVASQAEVVSLKEAKRELEEERDSLLSDLGKARAKAKQAEAALAMSDELRKEAEESYTRIFGERLDLVDELTKARDKYVELKESVAEGMDEIFANLKAQFRVIAPEVDLSLISLDNIVVDGKIVLAPEEDEEVPLPDPKT, encoded by the exons ATGGACTTGCAACCTAAAACCGAACCTGCTTCACCTCCGATCCCCGCTTCTTCTGGCAACCATGGAAGCTTGAACGAGCTGAGCATTTCGGAGCTCTTCTCGGGTTTACGCACCAACTGTGATAAAGTTGAAGAGGTTTTGTTGGCCAGAGATGCCAAACACAAAGCGGAGATTGATTCCCTCGTTGTGAAGTATGAATTGGAGATGCTACAGAGGCTTCACACCGAAGATCAACTGAAGAAGAAAGAGCAACAGTATCAGAATTTGGAGAGAAAATGGTTGGATGATAACGATGCCATTGTTGCACTTAGGATCAGATGCAGTGAATTGGAGgatgaaaataagaagaatttgGAGACCATTCAGAAACTGAAGGATGAGAACTACAgattggagaaagagaaaatcaATGAAGATGCAAGGGTTTTGAATGAAATGGCTGTTCCTGATTCTCCTCCtttcaaaagaaagaaaggtatTGGACACTGCATTGGTGAATCAG AAAGGATGACTCCTAACTCGGTTGCCATGAAGATACTTCGGGCCACTAGGAAAAACGTTGTGGCTCGGGGCATACAATTAAAGGAAGGTGGTGAAACTGCCACCCTGTCCTCACCCTCGAAATCAGACTCGGGCGCGTCAGCCTCTCAAAAGGTTATACCCATCCTGGAGTCCCAGCCAATTCCTCCTATTTCCACTTTGGACAGTTTGACGGCCCATCCTCCACCTTCTTCCTCTGAAATGATTCTTGCTGAGTTGGAGGGTATATACGACCAGAGCTTTGACGGGCTTGCTTGGAGTGAAAAGCACATTCTTCCACATAGCCACATTAGTATGGATGATGTGTCCATCAAAAACCATCTCCAGCTCCTGGTCCGAGATGGAATTCGGATGGCAGGCATATGTGCAGCCTTGGCCAGGGAGTTGGAGAAGACTCCCCTTAATGCCACCCATAGTTCATTGGTAGCTTCACAGGCCGAGGTGGTTTCTTTGAAGGAGGCAAAAAGGGAGCTTGAGGAGGAGAGGGATTCGTTGCTATCCGACTTGGGTAAAGCTCGGGCCAAGGCGAAACAGGCGGAGGCGGCCTTGGCTATGTCGGACGAGTTGAGAAAGGAAGCAGAGGAGAGCTACACTCGCATCTTTGGGGAGAGGCTCGACCTTGTGGATGAACTGACTAAGGCTCGGGACAAATATGTAGAACTCAAGGAATCTGTGGCTGAGGGAATGGATGAAATCTTTGCAAATCTAAAGGCCCAGTTCCGTGTCATTGCTCCCGAGGTGGACCTTTCCCTGATCAGCCTGGACAATATTGTGGTAGACGGAAAGATCGTCCTTGCTCCTGAGGAAGATGAGGAGGTTCCCTTGCCTGACCCGAAAACTTAG
- the LOC127746552 gene encoding protein MAIN-LIKE 2-like yields the protein MFFSELFFFPTQTRVIETVHRPHDEKRRQQTATTAGVVWSEASNNNHGLCNAGDDEIEWRQAIIFLFVVVLAFLMLSLSFIKDIMASCSDINRLNEKWHIAGALDFERYRLLLPRRSSHTMSPPEVLLPFLKEAGFGDAIQLKDFIFDNTLISAFVERWRPETHTFHLSWGECTITLQDVAYHLGLCTDGEPVGGCMRDFQT from the exons ATGTTCTTCTCcgaactcttcttcttcccgaCCCAAACACGAGTGATTGAAACAGTGCACAGGCCGCACGATGAAAAGCGAAGGCAACAAACAGCTACCACTGCCGGTGTAGTGTGGAGTGAAGCCAGCAACAACAATcatggcctgtgcaatgca GGAGATGATGAGATAGAGTGGAGACAAGCaatcatttttttgtttgtggTCGTTTTGGCTTTTCTTATGCTTTCTTTGAGTTTCATCAAAGACATTATGGCATCCTGTTCAGATATTAATAGACTGAACGAGAAATGGCACATTGCTGGAGCACTCGACTTTGAG AGATATCGACTATTACTTCCTAGGCGGAGTAGTCACACTATGTCTCCACCAGAGGTACTTTTGCCATTTCTCAAGGAGGCTGGTTTTGGGGACGCTATCCAGCTTAAGGACTTTATCTTTGACAATACCTTAATATCTGCATTTGTTGAGAGATGGAGGCCGGAGACACACACATTTCATCTATCATGGGGTGAGTGCACGATCACTTTACAAGATGTGGCATATCATCTCGGCTTATGTACTGATGGCGAGCCTGTTGGGGGGTGCATGAGAGATTTCCAAACTTGA
- the LOC110279762 gene encoding serine/threonine-protein phosphatase 7 long form homolog: protein MTDKSNNLIHIRWLPLLGDPPQCDGCILLLISWIYHRFPQWEPSDRDVATFPLAARLVSLGQQSRDHHEGRLLRWRHRLDTVSFDQFRWTPYDRPELQALCPDWLRSGHEIHTWRAVVPLVCFNFVEFHHVDRVKRQLGSDQQIPEDPLRHEGMMYGGLRCFESGMIDGELVISHVT, encoded by the exons ATGACGGACAAGTCGAACAATCTTATCCATATTCGGTGGCTCCCATTGCTA GGCGACCCACCGCAATGTGACGGATGCATCCTGCTCTTGATATCTTGGATATACCACAGGTTCCCTCAATGGGAACCTAGCGACAGAGATGTAGCCACGTTCCCTTTAGCTGCGAG GTTGGTCAGTCTAGGGCAGCAGAGCAGGGACCACCATGAGGGGAGGCTGCTGAGATGGCGACACAGGTTGGACACCGTGTCTTTTGATCAG TTTCGATGGACACCCTATGACCGACCTGAGTTGCAGGCTTTGTGTCCTGACTGGTTGAGGAGTGGGCATGAGATCCACACATGGAGGGCGGTTGTGCCACTAGTTTGCTTTAACTTTGTCGAGTTCCATCATGTCGACAGAGTTAAAAGGCAGTTGGGGTCAGACCAACAGATTCCTGAGGATCCACTACGGCACGAGGGGATGATGTATGGTGGCCTGAGGTGCTTCGAGAGTGGTATGATCGATGGAGAGCTCGTCATCAGCCATGTCACATGA